A single Lolium perenne isolate Kyuss_39 chromosome 6, Kyuss_2.0, whole genome shotgun sequence DNA region contains:
- the LOC127310779 gene encoding uncharacterized protein, with amino-acid sequence MRMKYILRVHGAWSAVDPESTAKEADGSKEEMAMTIISQGIDDETLLRVAEKETTAEVWAALRSMHVGVERVREARIQSLRSEFDGLKMFYAESVDDFAARFTTLVGRIRELGDPMEEKYVVNKLLRVVSKKYINVASSIGLLCDVNKMSMEEAFGSLKAHEELLKGQEEEGEEEKLLMTRGHGVLGGRGRGRGCAGGRRDKSEVECCPSVQPH; translated from the coding sequence ATGAGGATGAAGTACATCCTGCGAGTACACGGTGCATGGAGCGCCGTTGATCCAGAGAGCACGGCCAAGGAGGCCGACGGGAGCAAGGAGGAGATGGCCATGACCATCATCTCCCAAGGCATCGACGACGAGACGCTGCTGCGAGTTGCGGAGAAGGAGACCACAGCGGAGGTGTGGGCGGCGCTGCGCTCCATGCATGTCGGCGTCGAGCGCGTCCGGGAGGCGAGGATCCAGTCCTTGCGCTCGGAGTTTGATGGCCTCAAGATGTTTTATGCAGAGTCCGTAGATGATTTTGCGGCGAGGTTCACGACGCTCGTGGGGCGCATCCGCGAGCTTGGAGACCCGATGGAGGAGAAGTACGTCGTGAATAAGCTGCTGCGAGTCGTCTCCAAGAAGTACATCAACGTCGCTTCATCCATTGGGCTGTTATGCGATGTGAACAAGATGTCCATGGAGGAGGCCTTTGGATCATTGAAGGCACATGAGGAACTCCTCAAGGGACAGGAGGAGGAAGGTGAAGAGGAGAAACTCCTAATGACGAGGGGGCATGGTGTGTTGGGAGGACGCGGCCGCGGTCGTGGCTGTGCTGGAGGCCGCCGGGACAAGAGCGAGGTAGAGTGCTgtccttccgtccagccccattag